The genomic DNA ACTGGCTGGCAGTATTAACAATTAGCAGCACCTTGTCTCTGAAGGAGCTGAGGGCGAGCGGACTGCCTTCGATGCTGGTGGCGGAAAAATCGTAAATTGATGGCGACGTTTGTGCGGTCATAAATTGTCCCCTGAAATAACCTTTTCTACAATTTTACATTTCTTCACGAACTGAAAATCATCGCTACTTCAATCGAGCAGATCGAGACTGTTGATGAGCAAGGCGATCGGGCAAATCCCTCTTTGCGTTGACTTGGTAGCTTCGCGGTTTCTGTCTATTTAAAGATTCGTTGCGCCAAACGGCTCGGATAGGCTGACAGATATCCAAGGAAATATCAAAAGCAAGCTCAGAAATACGCTCAGGAAACCATTAAAGAAGGCAGGAGTGACCGATGCGCGAAGAGATGCACACAGACGCTCGTGATCCGGGCGAGTTTACCGCAAATATGCCGCCGGATACGGAAGATGAATCAACCGAGGAAATCATCTACGACGATGATATGCCCCAAGAACTCACCCAATCCTACGGTACAGGCGTTCATGATCTGCCGGGAATGAACATTGGCGGACGCACCATGACCGATCGCCGGGAAGATGTGCCGCTGGACTACCTGATGACCACAGGCGGAGACATTGACTCGAATCCCTACCAAGCCAGCACCGTTGGGGATGAATCCGTGGGCGGCACCGTGAACACGCCTGATATGGATATTGTGGACGAAATTGGTGCAGCAGTCGGGCTGGAAATGGATGACCGTGCTTTCCTGCGAACGGGCGAAATTTTGGAACAGCGAGACGATCGCCGCTGGGAGCTTGACCCCCAA from Leptolyngbya ohadii IS1 includes the following:
- a CDS encoding DUF6335 family protein, which codes for MREEMHTDARDPGEFTANMPPDTEDESTEEIIYDDDMPQELTQSYGTGVHDLPGMNIGGRTMTDRREDVPLDYLMTTGGDIDSNPYQASTVGDESVGGTVNTPDMDIVDEIGAAVGLEMDDRAFLRTGEILEQRDDRRWELDPQSSEDYGVRRQERDEE